From a region of the Falco cherrug isolate bFalChe1 chromosome 9, bFalChe1.pri, whole genome shotgun sequence genome:
- the ZNF365 gene encoding protein ZNF365 gives MQQTARDEGRHPWQEPLGSISLPFRCPRCGDNTRFRSLSSLRVHLEYSHSYEERSLLSKGSLFSPLKDAELGSPPEPATQGGPGSSGGAIQPKGSYLNFCDASCGSGQPLEVEAERPVSYVANYVSADSPSEQVSKPGLPAADSKASFEAHVREKFNRMVEAVDKTIEKRIDKLTKELAQKTAELLEVRAAFVQLSQKKQEVQRRERALSRQVDVAVEMIAALKQRLSESEEELHRKEEEVVTFNHFLEEAAEKEVRGKARLQHFIENLLQRVDLAERQLEYYQNQQMVCNHTDINEHVLTDISLNKKPRCLSRGSQHALYNIPEAKPHSFQKGRILLKKAKDEKTSLQPLKCFYEPVDCPREIWRAQKKAEPVCSARKVSVKSKMGKKAKPL, from the exons ATGCAACAGACGGCCCGGGATGAAGGCAGGCACCCCTGGCAGGAGCCGCTCGGGAGCATCAGCCTCCCCTTCCGCTGCCCGCGATGCGGCGACAACACCAGGTTCCGGAGCCTGTCCTCCCTGCGGGTGCACCTGGAGTACAGCCACAGCTACGAGGAGCGCAGCCTCCTGAGCAAGGGCAGCCTCTTCTCGCCCCTGAAGGACGCGGAACTGGGCTCCCCGCCGGAGCCCGCCACCCAGGGTGGCCCGGGCAGCTCCGGCGGCGCCATTCAGCCCAAGGGCTCCTACCTGAATTTCTGCGATGCCTCCTGCGGGAGCGGGCAGCCTCTGGAGGTGGAAGCCGAGCGTCCCGTCTCCTACGTTGCCAACTATGTGTCGGCTGACTCTCCCAGCGAGCAGGTTTCTAAACCCGGCCTCCCGGCCGCTGACTCCAAAGCCTCCTTCGAGGCACACGTCAGAGAAAAGTTTAACAGGATGGTAGAGGCCGTGGACAAAACGATTGAGAAGCGAATCGACAAGCTTACCAAAGAGCTGGCCCAGAAGACGGCCGAGCTGCTGGAGGTGCGGGCGGCTTTTGTGCAGCTGTCCCAGAAGAAGCAGGAGGTgcagcggcgggagcgggcTCTGAGCAGGCAGGTGGACGTGGCGGTGGAGATGATCGCAGCCCTGAAGCAGCGCCTCTCCGAGTCTGAGGAGGAGCTTCACCGGAAAGAGGA AGAAGTTGTTACTTTCAACCACTTCCTGGAAGAAGCGGCAGAAAAAGAAGTGCGGGGAAAAGCCAGGCTCCAGCACTTCATTGAGAACCTGTTGCAGCGCGTCGATCTGGCAGAAAGGCAGCTAGAATATTACCAAAATCAGCAGATGGTGTGCAACCACACTGACATCAATGAGCACGTG CTTACAGACATTTCATTAAATAAGAAACCCAGATGcct GAGCCGAGGAAGTCAGCATGCTTTGTATAATATCCCTGAAGCAAAGCCCCATTCCTTTCAAAAAGGTAGAATCTTgttgaaaaaagcaaaggatgAAAAAACCAGCTTGCAGCCACTGAAATGCTTCTATGAACCTGTTGACTGCCCGAGAGAAATATGGAGAGCACAAAAGAAAGCTGAACCAGTCTGCTCTGCCAGGAAAGTGAGTGTAAAATCAAAGATGGGTAAAAAGGCCAAACCGCTATAG